Proteins from a single region of Sediminitomix flava:
- a CDS encoding outer membrane insertion C- signal, protein MKKLISFLALAFLSLSVFATETDGDGDKSNSQNKKGAQQVNMSGMELGLRLTDGWNAGIDFVYNLGGANRIHAGMTFGSGGVGLEGFYDWNFVVDQKIKFYVGPGVGLGLHDDFTLGIGGEGGVEYQFNAPITVGFDWRPMLNFFGNNGEGGSNTNFNAGNFGVNVRYRF, encoded by the coding sequence ATGAAAAAATTAATTAGCTTTTTAGCGCTAGCATTCTTGTCTTTATCGGTATTCGCAACTGAAACTGATGGAGATGGTGATAAAAGTAACAGCCAAAATAAAAAAGGTGCTCAACAAGTAAATATGAGCGGAATGGAGCTTGGTCTTCGCCTTACGGATGGCTGGAATGCTGGTATTGATTTCGTTTACAACTTAGGTGGTGCTAATCGTATCCATGCAGGTATGACCTTCGGAAGTGGAGGAGTTGGCTTGGAAGGATTCTATGACTGGAATTTTGTAGTAGATCAAAAAATCAAATTTTATGTAGGTCCTGGTGTTGGTTTAGGTCTACATGATGACTTCACTCTAGGTATTGGTGGTGAAGGTGGTGTTGAATACCAATTCAACGCTCCAATTACAGTTGGTTTCGACTGGAGACCAATGCTTAACTTCTTTGGAAATAACGGAGAAGGAGGAAGTAACACAAACTTTAACGCTGGTAACTTCGGCGTTAATGTTCGTTACAGATTCTAA
- a CDS encoding homogentisate 1,2-dioxygenase, whose protein sequence is MTYYYRMGEIPKKRHTQFRKPDGSLYREELVSSKGFSGIYSNLYHHRQPTNVREVRKPIPYRNRIVDEYGLLQTHLKTSNIEFTGEDYLDARKMLLANKDVEMGICCPTEKEMDYFYKNADGDELLFVHEGSGWLISQFGKLRIQQGDYVVIPRTTIYKLSFDEDPVRLLVIDSKVPIETVSRYRNELGQLEEHSPYCERDIHPPSELLVENEDKETLIQIKKGGYLHQYVYDFSPLDVVGWDGFLFPYTFSIYDFEPITGRIHQPPPVHQTFQARNAFVICSFVPRLFDYHPDAIPAPYNHSNIDSDEVLYYVEGNFMSRKGIDRGSFTLHPGGLPHGPHPGTIEKSIGAKETEEYAVMLDTFGPLYVTEQGMEYVDKDYPYSWQE, encoded by the coding sequence ATGACTTACTATTATAGAATGGGAGAAATCCCTAAAAAAAGGCATACCCAATTCCGAAAACCTGATGGGAGTCTTTATAGAGAAGAGCTAGTAAGCTCCAAAGGATTTTCTGGCATTTATTCAAATTTGTATCATCACAGACAGCCTACAAATGTGAGGGAGGTGAGAAAACCAATTCCTTACAGAAATAGGATTGTAGATGAATACGGACTCTTACAAACTCATCTGAAAACTTCAAATATAGAGTTTACAGGAGAAGATTATTTGGATGCGCGTAAGATGCTTTTGGCAAATAAAGATGTAGAAATGGGAATTTGTTGTCCTACAGAAAAGGAAATGGACTATTTCTATAAAAATGCTGATGGGGATGAACTTTTATTTGTACATGAAGGAAGTGGTTGGCTCATTTCTCAGTTTGGAAAACTTAGGATCCAACAAGGGGATTATGTAGTAATACCTAGAACAACAATTTATAAACTTTCCTTTGATGAAGACCCTGTTCGATTGTTAGTGATTGATTCAAAGGTTCCAATAGAAACAGTGAGTCGTTATCGAAATGAACTTGGTCAATTAGAGGAACATTCTCCATACTGTGAGCGTGATATTCATCCACCATCTGAATTATTGGTAGAAAATGAAGACAAGGAAACATTAATTCAGATTAAAAAAGGAGGGTATCTTCATCAGTATGTCTATGATTTTTCACCTTTAGATGTAGTTGGTTGGGATGGTTTTCTTTTCCCTTATACATTCTCAATTTATGATTTTGAGCCAATAACAGGAAGAATCCATCAGCCGCCTCCCGTACATCAGACTTTCCAAGCTAGAAATGCTTTTGTTATTTGTTCATTTGTCCCAAGGTTATTTGACTATCATCCAGATGCAATTCCAGCGCCTTACAACCATTCAAACATAGATTCAGATGAAGTCTTGTATTATGTAGAAGGGAATTTTATGAGTAGGAAGGGAATCGACAGAGGTAGTTTTACCCTTCATCCAGGAGGTTTACCACACGGACCGCACCCAGGTACTATTGAAAAAAGTATAGGAGCAAAAGAAACGGAAGAGTACGCGGTTATGCTTGATACCTTTGGGCCACTTTATGTGACAGAACAAGGAATGGAATATGTAGATAAAGATTATCCATATAGCTGGCAAGAATAA
- a CDS encoding DUF6728 family protein produces MTTQEPKNSNRLKEYFSFGDVFRYIFGIFSKRKGEKPNLSLRMMHGVNKISILMFFIAVLVIIFRQLFLR; encoded by the coding sequence ATGACAACACAAGAACCAAAAAACAGTAATCGCCTGAAGGAGTATTTCTCTTTTGGAGATGTTTTCCGTTACATTTTTGGTATTTTTTCTAAGCGAAAAGGAGAAAAACCTAATTTGAGTTTGAGAATGATGCATGGTGTAAATAAGATTTCAATACTCATGTTCTTCATTGCTGTTTTGGTTATAATTTTCAGACAACTATTCCTCCGATAA
- a CDS encoding cytidylate kinase-like family protein, which yields MDTALFKYISDRIKHDQMAEDQSQGVNTQSKPIITISRTFGCNAEEICKGLTDHFNKELKASGSEEEPWIYVNKTILNKVSEKMGVDPHFVNNASTPEERDIVQFLMMTFSKDYNTLDSKLNKALRKTTNSYLTRGNVILIGRGGVVFTKNNPTSLNVRISAPFEWRAQRISVTKDISYKEASKLVKEMDEKRDNLMKFLDPDFKSEYFDIGFNRKTMNTQFIVNSIITAFNEKVEDTSDKY from the coding sequence ATGGATACAGCACTATTCAAATACATCTCTGATCGTATCAAACATGATCAAATGGCTGAAGATCAAAGCCAAGGCGTAAACACGCAATCAAAGCCAATCATTACTATTTCTCGTACATTTGGTTGCAATGCAGAAGAAATCTGTAAAGGTTTAACTGACCACTTCAACAAAGAACTAAAAGCTTCCGGCTCCGAGGAAGAACCTTGGATTTATGTCAACAAGACTATTTTAAATAAAGTATCAGAAAAAATGGGTGTTGACCCTCACTTTGTCAACAATGCAAGCACCCCTGAAGAACGAGACATTGTTCAGTTTTTGATGATGACTTTCTCAAAAGATTATAACACTCTTGACAGCAAACTGAACAAAGCCCTAAGAAAAACTACTAATTCCTATCTGACAAGAGGTAATGTAATCTTGATTGGACGAGGAGGCGTTGTATTCACAAAGAATAACCCTACGAGTCTGAATGTAAGAATCTCAGCACCTTTTGAGTGGAGAGCACAAAGGATTAGTGTCACTAAAGACATTTCTTATAAAGAAGCGAGTAAGCTTGTGAAAGAAATGGATGAAAAAAGGGATAACCTCATGAAGTTCTTAGACCCAGACTTCAAAAGCGAATACTTTGACATTGGTTTCAACCGTAAAACGATGAACACACAATTCATTGTAAATTCTATTATAACAGCCTTCAACGAAAAGGTAGAAGATACATCGGATAAATATTAA